One window of uncultured Methanoregula sp. genomic DNA carries:
- a CDS encoding MFS transporter — MIDEREKKIILLVASLASFLVPYTGSSITVALPAMASQFHADAITLGWITSAYIISAALFIVPFGRLADIVGRKKIFLIGVLIFTIASLASAFAPTVAILLVARFIQGIGGAMLFATSVAIVTQVYGPGERGWALGIVIATVYAGLSIGPFLGGILTDRFGWPAIFLVNVPLGLATIALTLRGVSHEWADAAGERFDLRGSIIYGVMLFCGIFGMLLLPDPAGVAWIVVAVGSGLLFYWWEKRCACPVFDLAIFAKNRTFTFSNIAAMINYGATFAVGVLLSLYLQYIQGFSAETAGLILVAQPVVQTIFSPVAGRLSDRIEPRIVATAGMAITTIGLSVFIFLTPATPLFVIIASLMVLGFGYALFSSPNTNAIMSSVDKRYLGIASGMVATMRSLGQVLSMAIAMFCFAIFMGTATITPAVYPALDTSITIAFGIFTFLCIIGVVASYVRGTIHTRT; from the coding sequence ATGATTGATGAACGGGAAAAGAAGATCATTCTCCTCGTAGCATCCCTTGCCTCGTTTCTTGTTCCCTACACCGGATCATCCATTACGGTTGCCCTTCCTGCCATGGCTTCGCAGTTCCACGCCGATGCCATCACGCTTGGCTGGATCACGTCTGCCTATATCATCTCCGCTGCGCTCTTCATTGTCCCGTTTGGACGGCTTGCGGATATTGTCGGGAGGAAGAAGATCTTCCTCATCGGGGTCCTGATCTTCACGATTGCCTCGCTCGCCTCTGCGTTCGCACCAACAGTCGCGATTCTCCTGGTGGCCCGGTTCATCCAGGGTATCGGGGGAGCCATGCTCTTTGCCACGTCCGTTGCGATCGTAACGCAGGTCTATGGGCCGGGCGAACGCGGATGGGCGCTCGGGATCGTGATCGCCACGGTCTATGCCGGCCTTTCGATAGGCCCGTTCCTGGGGGGAATCCTCACGGATCGTTTCGGCTGGCCTGCGATCTTTCTCGTGAATGTTCCCCTCGGTCTTGCAACAATTGCTCTTACGCTCCGGGGCGTGTCCCATGAATGGGCCGATGCGGCCGGCGAACGGTTCGATCTCCGTGGCTCGATCATTTATGGGGTCATGCTCTTCTGCGGGATCTTCGGGATGCTCCTGCTCCCGGATCCCGCAGGTGTTGCATGGATCGTTGTTGCCGTGGGCTCCGGCCTCCTCTTTTACTGGTGGGAGAAACGCTGCGCCTGCCCGGTCTTCGACCTGGCAATCTTTGCAAAAAACCGGACCTTCACGTTTTCCAATATTGCAGCAATGATCAATTACGGCGCAACGTTTGCCGTGGGTGTCCTCCTCTCGCTCTATCTCCAGTATATTCAGGGCTTCTCGGCCGAGACTGCCGGGCTCATACTCGTTGCCCAGCCGGTTGTCCAGACCATCTTCTCCCCGGTTGCCGGCCGGCTCTCCGACCGGATAGAACCCCGGATCGTGGCGACGGCCGGCATGGCTATCACCACGATCGGGCTCTCCGTTTTCATCTTCCTGACCCCGGCGACCCCGCTCTTCGTTATCATCGCGAGCTTAATGGTGCTCGGCTTCGGGTATGCCCTCTTCTCGTCCCCGAACACCAACGCGATCATGAGTTCGGTGGACAAGCGCTATCTCGGGATCGCTTCGGGCATGGTTGCAACCATGCGGTCCCTGGGCCAGGTTCTCTCGATGGCGATTGCCATGTTCTGCTTTGCCATCTTCATGGGCACGGCAACGATCACCCCCGCGGTCTACCCGGCACTGGATACCAGCATAACGATCGCGTTTGGGATCTTCACGTTCCTCTGTATTATTGGCGTTGTGGCCTCGTACGTGCGGGGAACGATTCACACCCGGACCTGA
- a CDS encoding DUF1922 domain-containing protein, translated as MYLIIRCPGCRKFSYVDRFQRWKLCPNCGHAHEVSKSPAYLEVEDFHEAEHIVKQMEKHIHSTKKADFSPEETAELRHHYTEALRKRAKGHHL; from the coding sequence ATGTACTTGATCATCCGCTGCCCGGGATGCAGAAAATTCTCGTACGTGGATCGTTTCCAGCGCTGGAAACTCTGCCCGAACTGCGGCCATGCCCATGAAGTGAGCAAGTCCCCGGCATATCTTGAGGTGGAGGATTTCCACGAGGCGGAACACATTGTAAAACAGATGGAAAAACACATCCATTCCACCAAGAAAGCAGATTTTTCCCCGGAAGAGACCGCGGAACTGCGCCACCATTACACCGAGGCGCTGCGCAAACGGGCAAAAGGCCATCACCTGTAA
- a CDS encoding coenzyme F420-0:L-glutamate ligase, producing MEQIQVMGVRGLPLIRAGDNIAALVCEKVPVQDGDILCIASTIYSKAKGYTKNLSAITPSERAVRLGKLNGEDPRFVQAVLDASTDIIMEHPFILSELAFGHIGVRAGVDQSNIEDGMVIFLPPDPMKSAGELKDELKRISGKDVGVIITDTCGRSFRRGQTGNAIGWSGFPAIRDFRGDTDLFGHVLKITEEAVVDEIAGFSNFVMGESNNGVPAVIFRNCGRWSGHDDLYFRNDEDITKRVLKKGTFE from the coding sequence ATGGAACAGATTCAGGTCATGGGTGTGCGGGGACTGCCCCTCATCCGTGCGGGAGACAATATCGCGGCACTTGTCTGCGAAAAAGTACCGGTGCAGGACGGGGATATTCTCTGTATAGCCTCGACCATCTATTCAAAGGCGAAAGGTTACACGAAGAACCTGTCCGCCATCACGCCATCGGAACGTGCGGTGCGGCTCGGGAAACTGAATGGCGAGGACCCCCGTTTTGTGCAGGCAGTGCTGGATGCTTCCACCGATATCATCATGGAACACCCGTTCATCCTCTCGGAACTTGCCTTCGGGCACATCGGTGTCCGGGCCGGTGTCGACCAGTCCAATATCGAGGACGGGATGGTCATTTTTCTTCCCCCGGACCCGATGAAATCTGCCGGTGAACTCAAAGATGAATTAAAAAGGATCAGCGGAAAAGATGTCGGGGTAATTATTACGGATACCTGCGGGCGATCCTTCCGGCGGGGCCAGACCGGCAATGCGATCGGGTGGAGCGGGTTTCCCGCGATCCGGGATTTCCGGGGCGACACCGATCTCTTCGGCCACGTGCTCAAGATCACGGAAGAGGCGGTGGTGGACGAGATTGCCGGCTTCTCCAATTTTGTTATGGGGGAGAGCAACAACGGTGTCCCTGCAGTCATCTTCCGCAACTGCGGCAGATGGTCGGGGCATGATGACCTCTACTTCCGGAACGACGAGGATATCACGAAACGTGTCCTGAAAAAGGGCACGTTTGAATAA
- a CDS encoding preprotein translocase subunit Sec61beta, whose protein sequence is MAKKQGGRLLSSAGLVNYYESEDRRAVHISPITVMVVAAAIGIIIYIVNFLFGTKVA, encoded by the coding sequence ATGGCAAAGAAGCAAGGTGGAAGATTACTCTCATCAGCAGGTCTCGTCAATTATTACGAGAGCGAGGACCGGCGGGCGGTCCATATCAGCCCCATCACCGTCATGGTAGTTGCAGCAGCAATCGGTATCATCATCTATATCGTCAATTTTCTCTTCGGAACCAAGGTTGCGTAA
- a CDS encoding amidohydrolase family protein, giving the protein MKSTEQILSGQALLGDDLTLSPADIFIRDGIITAIEENPRAPAVVLCPALFNAHTHLGDTIAMDCGVTGDLVSLVTPPDGLKHRLLAAATRQDLVAGMRASLEGMARSGIAGCADFREGGRDGVLALRDAALDLPIAPIVFGREGGELIAEGLGISSTRDVADCERLVQEARRAGKKVAFHAGERDSGDVDAALAFDPDLIIHATHATKKQLRLCAENNIPIAVCPRSNWILGVAKSGCHPPLHQMRECGCRILLGTDNVMFVPPDLFSEMAFVSAVYGLGPRDILHAAVAGSELAGTPYFIRVGAPANLFAISFSGSALRFSRDPLATLVKRANFTDIGKNVFNSYLK; this is encoded by the coding sequence ATGAAAAGTACCGAGCAGATCCTGTCGGGCCAGGCCCTCCTGGGTGACGACCTTACTCTTTCACCGGCTGACATTTTCATCCGTGACGGGATTATCACGGCCATTGAAGAGAATCCCCGGGCCCCGGCGGTCGTGCTCTGTCCTGCACTTTTTAATGCCCACACGCATCTGGGCGATACGATTGCCATGGACTGCGGGGTGACTGGTGACCTCGTCTCGCTTGTCACTCCCCCGGACGGCCTGAAACACCGGCTCCTCGCAGCAGCAACGCGTCAGGATCTTGTAGCCGGTATGCGGGCAAGCCTTGAGGGAATGGCACGGTCCGGTATTGCAGGGTGTGCCGATTTCCGGGAAGGCGGCCGGGATGGGGTGCTCGCACTCAGGGACGCAGCCCTGGATCTTCCGATCGCACCCATAGTATTCGGCCGGGAAGGCGGGGAGCTGATTGCCGAGGGTCTTGGGATCAGCAGCACGCGGGATGTTGCTGACTGCGAACGTCTGGTGCAGGAAGCCCGGCGTGCCGGAAAGAAGGTGGCATTCCATGCCGGGGAACGGGATTCCGGAGATGTGGATGCAGCCCTTGCCTTCGATCCCGACCTCATCATTCACGCAACGCATGCAACAAAAAAACAGCTCCGCCTCTGTGCAGAGAATAATATTCCCATCGCGGTCTGCCCCCGGTCCAACTGGATCCTGGGAGTTGCCAAATCCGGGTGCCATCCCCCGCTCCACCAGATGCGGGAATGCGGATGCCGGATTCTTCTCGGGACCGACAACGTGATGTTCGTCCCCCCCGATCTCTTTTCGGAGATGGCATTCGTATCGGCAGTCTACGGCCTCGGGCCCCGGGATATTCTCCACGCTGCAGTTGCCGGTTCAGAACTTGCCGGCACCCCCTATTTCATCCGGGTGGGCGCACCTGCAAACCTTTTTGCGATCAGTTTTTCCGGTTCCGCCCTGCGATTCTCGCGCGATCCGCTCGCAACGCTTGTGAAACGGGCAAATTTTACCGATATCGGCAAAAATGTTTTTAATTCATACCTCAAATAA
- a CDS encoding universal stress protein, with translation MFNTILVAIDGSETSQRALDGAVDMAKAGNSKLHAAYVVETGLFSSLPADNTVEIMYNVLQNEGKSVLEKAKVTAAAKGVSLTTHVKSGHAGSELITLADKINADLIVVGSHGKSQADRLLIGSVSTFVVTHSKVSTLVVRS, from the coding sequence ATGTTTAATACAATCCTTGTCGCGATTGATGGTTCGGAAACAAGCCAGCGCGCATTGGACGGGGCTGTCGATATGGCAAAGGCAGGAAACTCAAAGCTCCATGCAGCCTATGTTGTTGAGACAGGTCTCTTCTCATCCCTTCCTGCAGATAATACGGTCGAGATCATGTACAATGTTCTCCAGAATGAAGGCAAATCCGTTCTTGAGAAAGCAAAGGTCACGGCAGCAGCAAAAGGGGTCTCCCTGACCACTCACGTCAAGTCCGGCCATGCAGGAAGCGAGCTCATTACCCTGGCAGATAAGATAAATGCCGACCTGATCGTTGTCGGCTCCCATGGCAAGAGCCAGGCTGACCGTCTCCTGATTGGCAGCGTAAGCACATTTGTTGTCACCCACAGCAAGGTTTCAACCCTGGTGGTGAGATCATAA
- a CDS encoding CBS domain-containing protein — translation MTSDVVHVEIPGNRDDVLKILKRTGISGVPVIKNKKIVGIITRKDLLSKPEETQLGLLMTPKPIVIEPDMELKEAAGMLVSRRIRRLPVVEDGHLVGLLSVADVISGLAQLKIREEIKDKYTSRTFALWEETPLPVVGRVMEISGVDAIPILDAENKLQGIISERDLIRNSSIEDSVGVSDFSNGTDDDEWTWESIRDNHTISFGISRVQLPNRPVKLAMVRNVVAVPQNAEVSECALKMKRSRVDQLPVVNGDKKLVSMLFDRDLIRAMCQDGSE, via the coding sequence ATGACGTCCGATGTCGTCCACGTGGAAATTCCGGGAAACCGCGACGATGTCTTGAAAATTCTCAAGCGTACGGGAATCTCCGGTGTCCCGGTGATCAAGAACAAGAAGATTGTCGGCATCATCACCCGGAAAGACCTGCTCAGCAAGCCCGAAGAGACCCAGCTGGGTCTTCTCATGACCCCGAAGCCTATCGTGATCGAGCCGGACATGGAGCTCAAAGAAGCTGCAGGCATGCTCGTGAGCCGGAGGATCCGCAGGCTTCCGGTAGTTGAGGACGGCCACCTGGTTGGTCTTCTCTCGGTAGCCGATGTCATCTCCGGTCTCGCCCAGCTCAAGATCCGCGAAGAGATCAAGGACAAGTATACCAGCAGGACATTTGCCCTCTGGGAAGAGACGCCTCTCCCGGTTGTGGGCCGGGTCATGGAAATCTCCGGTGTCGATGCGATCCCGATCCTTGACGCAGAGAACAAGCTGCAGGGCATCATCTCGGAACGCGACCTTATCCGGAATTCCAGCATCGAGGACAGTGTCGGTGTTTCCGACTTCTCCAACGGGACTGACGACGATGAGTGGACCTGGGAGAGTATCCGCGACAACCACACCATCAGCTTCGGGATCTCCCGCGTGCAGCTTCCCAACCGCCCGGTAAAACTTGCCATGGTCAGGAACGTGGTTGCCGTACCGCAGAATGCAGAAGTGAGCGAATGTGCTCTCAAGATGAAGCGATCCCGTGTTGACCAGCTGCCGGTAGTAAACGGCGACAAGAAACTCGTCTCCATGCTCTTTGACCGGGACCTGATCCGGGCAATGTGCCAGGACGGCTCGGAATAA
- the psmB gene encoding archaeal proteasome endopeptidase complex subunit beta — protein MPEQVQESMKGTTTIGIVFAGGVILATEKRATMGYMIASKKAKKVYQVAERIGMTTAGGVGDAQQLARILTVECNLYQIRRSRPITVGATATLLSNYLNQNRYFPYYVQLLVGGIDEKGPSVYSVDAMGGATKEEEVVATGSGSPMAYGVLEDRFRPNMTEDEAIEIAVRGLKSAMKRDAGSGEGIHIVVITKDKYEVQSEDVVKKYLAKTS, from the coding sequence ATGCCTGAACAGGTACAGGAGTCCATGAAGGGGACGACAACCATCGGTATTGTTTTTGCCGGTGGTGTAATCCTAGCAACCGAGAAGCGGGCGACCATGGGCTACATGATCGCAAGCAAGAAAGCAAAGAAAGTATACCAGGTGGCAGAACGGATCGGCATGACCACTGCCGGTGGTGTCGGTGACGCCCAGCAGCTCGCCCGCATCCTCACGGTCGAGTGCAACCTCTACCAGATCCGCAGGTCCCGCCCGATCACGGTCGGTGCCACGGCAACCCTGCTCTCCAACTATCTCAACCAGAACCGGTACTTCCCGTATTACGTGCAGCTTCTCGTGGGCGGCATTGATGAGAAGGGCCCGAGCGTCTATTCTGTCGATGCGATGGGTGGTGCTACCAAGGAAGAGGAAGTTGTTGCAACCGGCTCCGGCTCACCCATGGCGTATGGTGTACTCGAAGACCGGTTCCGGCCGAACATGACCGAGGACGAAGCGATCGAGATTGCCGTCCGCGGGCTCAAATCGGCGATGAAACGCGATGCCGGATCCGGCGAAGGGATCCACATTGTTGTAATCACAAAAGACAAGTACGAGGTGCAGAGCGAAGATGTTGTGAAAAAATATCTCGCAAAGACCTCGTAA
- a CDS encoding beta-CASP ribonuclease aCPSF1, whose amino-acid sequence MQIEERLKELKDKINEKVPHGITVTQVEFEGPELVIYTDDPKKFADEADLIKILARDLRKRIVVRPTILEDPEKAYNDIKAVVPETAGITDIFFDADTGEVLIEAEKPGVVIGKNGTTLRDITRHIGWTPKVVRTPPIESSTVKQVRQYLRSVNEDRKQFLRTIGRRIHRDIPGREETGKDAIKRDQWLRVTMLGCCREVGRAAFLLSTPNSKVLIDCGEKPDNSNGTPYLYVPEIHPLSQLDAVVLTHAHLDHCALIPLLYKYGYEGPVYSTPPTRDLSAMLQLDYLDVINKEDRKIPYSSAEVKTYIKHSITLNYGSVTDIAPDIKLTFHNAGHILGSAIAHFHIGDGMYNIAFTGDFNYSKSRLFNPAINQFPRLEALFMESTYGGSNDFQQPRADAEARLYETINNVIQRGGKVIIPAFSVGRSQEVMLALEEGMRLEKIPKVKIYLDGMIREATAIHTTYPEYLNTELRNQIFREGMNPFLAECFQQVDSSVVREKVMNGDPCVIISTSGMLNGGPVMEYLLNLAQDEKNALVFVGYQADGTYGRRIQKGWREVPMGRKGTITINLEIVTVDGFSGHSDRRQLMNYIGQIQPRPEKIFCIHGDENNTIDLASSIYKRYHIETHSPMNLETYRMV is encoded by the coding sequence ATGCAAATCGAAGAACGGCTCAAAGAGCTAAAAGACAAGATCAACGAGAAAGTGCCCCATGGCATTACGGTGACGCAGGTAGAATTCGAAGGTCCCGAACTCGTCATTTATACCGATGACCCGAAGAAATTCGCGGACGAGGCGGACTTGATCAAGATCCTGGCCCGCGACCTGCGAAAAAGGATCGTTGTGCGCCCGACTATTCTTGAAGACCCCGAGAAAGCGTACAATGATATCAAGGCTGTTGTCCCGGAAACCGCCGGGATAACGGACATCTTTTTCGATGCAGATACCGGAGAAGTCCTCATCGAGGCAGAGAAGCCCGGTGTTGTTATCGGCAAGAACGGGACGACCCTGCGGGATATCACCCGCCATATCGGCTGGACCCCCAAGGTCGTACGGACACCACCCATCGAGAGCAGCACGGTCAAGCAGGTCCGGCAGTACCTTCGCTCGGTCAACGAGGACCGCAAGCAGTTCCTGCGCACGATCGGCCGGCGGATCCACCGCGATATCCCCGGGCGCGAAGAGACCGGCAAGGATGCCATAAAGCGGGACCAGTGGCTGCGGGTTACCATGCTCGGCTGCTGCCGGGAAGTCGGCCGTGCAGCATTCCTCCTGTCCACCCCCAACAGCAAAGTGCTGATCGATTGTGGTGAAAAACCGGATAATTCCAATGGCACCCCGTACCTGTATGTCCCGGAGATCCACCCGCTCTCCCAGCTCGATGCGGTTGTTCTCACCCACGCCCACCTGGACCACTGCGCACTCATCCCTCTCCTGTACAAATACGGGTACGAAGGCCCGGTCTATTCAACACCCCCGACCCGGGACCTCTCGGCCATGCTCCAGCTTGACTATCTCGACGTGATCAACAAGGAAGACCGGAAGATCCCCTATTCCTCGGCGGAAGTCAAGACCTATATCAAGCACTCCATCACCCTCAACTACGGCAGTGTTACGGACATTGCCCCCGATATCAAGCTCACGTTCCATAATGCCGGCCATATTCTTGGTTCAGCGATCGCCCATTTCCACATCGGGGACGGGATGTACAACATCGCGTTTACCGGCGACTTCAATTATAGTAAGAGCCGGCTTTTCAACCCGGCCATCAACCAGTTCCCGCGTCTCGAAGCCCTCTTCATGGAGAGCACGTATGGCGGGTCCAATGACTTCCAGCAGCCCCGTGCTGACGCCGAAGCCCGGCTGTACGAGACGATCAATAACGTCATCCAGCGGGGTGGCAAGGTTATCATCCCGGCATTCTCGGTAGGTCGTTCGCAGGAAGTCATGCTTGCTCTCGAAGAAGGCATGCGTCTTGAAAAGATCCCGAAAGTCAAGATCTACCTCGACGGTATGATCCGGGAAGCCACGGCCATTCACACCACCTACCCGGAGTACCTGAACACGGAACTCCGCAACCAGATCTTCCGCGAGGGCATGAACCCGTTCCTTGCCGAATGCTTCCAGCAGGTGGATTCGTCCGTGGTCCGGGAAAAAGTCATGAACGGCGACCCGTGCGTCATCATCTCCACGAGCGGTATGCTCAACGGCGGCCCGGTCATGGAATACCTCCTGAACCTGGCGCAGGACGAGAAAAATGCGCTCGTCTTTGTCGGGTACCAGGCCGACGGCACCTATGGCCGGCGCATCCAGAAAGGCTGGCGCGAAGTGCCGATGGGCCGCAAGGGAACGATCACCATCAATCTCGAGATTGTCACGGTCGACGGCTTTTCAGGACACTCCGACCGCAGGCAGCTGATGAATTACATCGGTCAGATCCAGCCCCGGCCGGAAAAGATCTTCTGCATCCATGGCGATGAGAATAACACCATCGACCTTGCCAGTTCCATTTACAAGCGGTACCATATCGAGACCCATTCCCCCATGAACCTCGAGACCTACCGCATGGTCTGA
- a CDS encoding MFS transporter, which produces MRIPFTLFFGVFVAMALSNAIVPVLPAYGDSSTLQGAIYSAYFLGALISTLPGGILSDRFGRITVMKLGLAVTVASGLFLAFTIEPVPVLAARFIEGTGAGFFVAAGMSCVNSRTDHERMSGYFMALLNAGLVLGLICSGWLSAALRFPAAGVLAFSALAVIPAIVSFSLRESGSRPETPFDPWLLRTLISDYRWLWFSAVVLVGITGIVISLYPKFSGLPSDILGIWIAGMSVATIVTVLVITRFSLPPVEAIRWSAVLMAVGAIISFYSPLGLVLLGAVAGIVMIAQMAFLADIKGRQGIVMGLFSTTSYLGMAILPLIAGMVADAAGFFSAFCAAAACAGMVVVTVGWCTSCAKLRK; this is translated from the coding sequence ATGCGCATCCCGTTCACTCTTTTTTTTGGCGTATTTGTCGCGATGGCACTGTCCAATGCGATCGTGCCCGTGCTTCCGGCGTACGGGGATTCGTCAACCCTCCAGGGAGCAATCTATTCCGCGTATTTTCTCGGGGCACTTATCAGCACGCTTCCCGGCGGGATTCTTTCTGACCGGTTCGGCCGTATAACCGTAATGAAGCTCGGCCTTGCAGTAACCGTTGCAAGCGGCCTGTTCCTTGCATTTACTATTGAGCCGGTTCCGGTCCTCGCCGCCCGGTTCATCGAAGGAACCGGGGCAGGGTTCTTTGTAGCCGCTGGGATGTCCTGCGTAAATTCCCGTACCGATCACGAACGGATGAGCGGGTATTTCATGGCTCTCCTGAACGCCGGTCTTGTGCTTGGCCTCATCTGTTCAGGCTGGCTTTCGGCAGCGCTCCGGTTCCCTGCAGCCGGCGTTCTTGCATTTTCCGCTCTGGCCGTTATTCCGGCGATTGTCAGTTTTTCCCTCCGGGAATCCGGCAGCCGGCCGGAAACCCCGTTCGATCCCTGGCTCCTCCGCACGCTCATCAGCGATTACCGCTGGCTCTGGTTTTCAGCAGTGGTCCTTGTCGGTATTACCGGCATCGTCATTTCCCTGTACCCGAAATTCTCCGGTCTCCCTTCCGATATCCTCGGGATCTGGATCGCGGGGATGAGTGTTGCAACCATTGTGACCGTGCTCGTCATCACCCGGTTCTCCCTTCCCCCGGTTGAGGCCATCCGGTGGTCAGCGGTTCTCATGGCTGTCGGGGCCATCATCTCGTTTTATTCGCCCCTTGGTCTTGTCCTTCTCGGGGCCGTGGCCGGTATCGTGATGATCGCCCAGATGGCTTTCCTTGCAGATATTAAGGGGCGGCAGGGGATTGTCATGGGGTTATTCTCTACCACGAGTTACCTTGGGATGGCTATTCTCCCGCTTATAGCCGGCATGGTTGCCGATGCTGCAGGTTTTTTCAGTGCGTTTTGTGCAGCTGCAGCTTGTGCAGGTATGGTTGTCGTCACGGTTGGCTGGTGCACGTCCTGCGCAAAATTGCGCAAATGA
- a CDS encoding tetratricopeptide repeat protein yields the protein MRLNLLFLVLILACISVPAVQAEDITDWITQGQTAILAGNYDQALTYFNNALAMDKNSASALSGKAVALNKLGKYSDALDAATQSLALRSSDTDALNARAFALYSLGQNAESVAAYEKLFTIQTNRGEAYCSQGSAYMSLNKPDMAVGSFLNCTSMDQLNINSWNNLGLAYLALNKSTEALDAFNHATAISTQSAEVWNNKGLALVGLGRTQDALECFNKALGINPSYAEAQKNKDSVYGVLQVYQIKGTITPTPTPFRPSMTVTEVTTPPAIAPTTAGITPVAATPSIVPVTSTPVPKKTTYSPVSPITTLCALIGVSSLVFLAKRYQK from the coding sequence ATGAGATTAAACCTACTATTCCTGGTCCTTATCCTCGCATGTATCTCTGTCCCCGCAGTCCAGGCAGAAGATATCACTGATTGGATCACCCAGGGGCAGACCGCGATCCTTGCAGGGAATTACGACCAGGCACTGACGTATTTCAACAATGCGCTAGCCATGGACAAGAACTCTGCTTCAGCCCTCTCCGGCAAGGCAGTCGCCCTCAACAAGCTGGGGAAATATTCCGATGCCCTGGATGCCGCAACGCAGTCTCTTGCCCTGCGCTCTTCTGATACGGATGCCCTGAATGCCCGGGCATTTGCCCTGTACAGTCTGGGACAGAATGCCGAATCGGTAGCAGCGTATGAGAAATTATTCACGATCCAGACAAACCGCGGGGAAGCGTACTGCAGCCAGGGATCTGCCTACATGTCCTTAAACAAACCGGATATGGCCGTAGGTTCCTTCCTGAATTGCACCAGTATGGATCAGCTGAACATCAATTCCTGGAACAACCTTGGGCTTGCATACCTTGCACTGAATAAATCCACGGAAGCTCTTGATGCATTTAATCATGCTACGGCTATCTCCACCCAGAGCGCGGAGGTATGGAACAACAAGGGGCTGGCTCTTGTCGGTCTCGGGAGAACCCAGGACGCCCTGGAGTGCTTCAACAAGGCGCTCGGCATAAATCCGTCCTATGCTGAAGCCCAGAAAAACAAGGACAGTGTGTACGGCGTACTCCAGGTTTACCAGATCAAGGGAACCATTACCCCCACACCCACTCCCTTCCGCCCCAGTATGACCGTAACTGAAGTGACAACTCCCCCCGCGATCGCCCCTACAACGGCAGGAATCACGCCCGTTGCTGCAACCCCCTCAATAGTCCCGGTCACGAGTACGCCTGTTCCAAAGAAAACAACGTATTCGCCAGTCTCTCCGATCACAACACTCTGTGCATTGATTGGCGTGAGCAGCCTGGTATTCCTGGCAAAGCGATATCAGAAATAA